From a region of the Bacteroidia bacterium genome:
- a CDS encoding SUMF1/EgtB/PvdO family nonheme iron enzyme, translated as MKKSTHCKNNQGGSMKKLLLFGSFIAIVSGCNKGGNGQLIGVQGRETWYQPTPYGMLYIPPGSYQMGPDDEDISFAHTTKSKTVSIQAFYIDQTEISNNEYRQFVYWVRDSIARRLLGDGGMDQFYMTQDENGNDLDTPQIVWRPKIQWDQQDQAEILDPMFLPAKERFYKRKEIDTRKLNFEYYRIDLRLAAAKTNRFIPEKSPDADGKQFINGKGNYNVSDVVSDGSGHYSGRERKGVDRSVFIVKDIINVYPDTLAWVHDFTYAFNEPMTNMYFWHPAYDYYPVVGVSWKQARAFCIWRTQLLDSWLVDNGQSIVNDFRLPTESEWEYAARGGLGLSPYPWGGPYIRNSRGCFLGNFKPMRGSYFDDGGFHTVAVFSYNPNNYGLYCMAGNASEWTSNAFDPSAYDFDHDMNPDYVYEAADNEANVLKRKVIRGGSWKDVGYYLETSSRDYEYQDTAKCYIGFRCVMTYLGRATGDAILGVK; from the coding sequence ATGAAAAAAAGTACACATTGTAAAAATAACCAAGGAGGCAGCATGAAAAAATTACTTCTATTTGGATCCTTTATTGCCATCGTTAGCGGCTGTAATAAAGGTGGAAATGGTCAGTTGATTGGAGTACAAGGGCGTGAAACTTGGTATCAGCCTACTCCTTATGGGATGCTATACATTCCACCAGGATCTTATCAAATGGGACCTGATGATGAGGATATTTCCTTCGCTCATACTACTAAATCTAAAACGGTTTCTATTCAAGCCTTTTATATTGATCAAACGGAAATTTCAAATAATGAGTACCGCCAATTTGTTTATTGGGTAAGAGATTCCATCGCTCGAAGATTATTGGGAGACGGTGGTATGGATCAGTTTTACATGACGCAAGATGAAAATGGAAACGATTTAGATACACCGCAAATTGTTTGGAGACCCAAAATTCAATGGGATCAACAAGACCAGGCGGAGATTTTAGATCCGATGTTTTTACCAGCGAAAGAACGTTTCTATAAGAGAAAAGAAATTGACACTCGAAAATTAAATTTTGAATATTATCGCATTGATTTACGTTTAGCTGCGGCAAAAACGAATCGATTTATTCCAGAGAAAAGTCCTGATGCAGATGGTAAACAATTTATTAATGGAAAAGGGAATTATAATGTAAGCGATGTTGTATCTGATGGTAGTGGGCATTACAGCGGACGCGAGCGAAAAGGAGTGGATAGAAGTGTTTTTATTGTGAAAGATATTATCAATGTGTATCCAGATACTTTGGCTTGGGTGCATGATTTTACTTACGCATTTAATGAGCCAATGACAAATATGTATTTTTGGCATCCAGCTTATGATTATTATCCTGTTGTGGGTGTGAGTTGGAAACAAGCACGTGCTTTTTGTATTTGGAGAACTCAATTGTTGGATAGTTGGTTAGTGGATAATGGACAATCCATCGTAAATGATTTCCGATTACCAACGGAATCAGAATGGGAATATGCTGCAAGAGGTGGTCTTGGATTAAGTCCGTACCCTTGGGGAGGTCCTTATATCAGAAATTCAAGAGGTTGCTTTTTAGGTAACTTTAAGCCAATGCGAGGAAGTTATTTTGATGATGGAGGTTTTCATACGGTGGCTGTATTTTCGTATAACCCGAATAATTATGGTTTGTACTGTATGGCTGGAAATGCTTCGGAATGGACAAGTAACGCATTCGATCCTTCTGCATACGATTTTGATCACGATATGAATCCCGATTACGTTTATGAGGCGGCAGACAACGAAGCTAATGTATTGAAACGGAAAGTGATTCGTGGTGGATCTTGGAAAGATGTGGGTTATTATTTGGAAACAAGTTCTAGAGATTACGAATACCAGGACACCGCAAAATGTTATATTGGGTTTCGTTGTGTAATGACTTATCTTGGAAGAGCTACTGGAGATGCCATTCTAGGTGTTAAATAA
- the gldL gene encoding gliding motility protein GldL: MAKLYGLGASVVIIGALFKIQHYPGAGIMLIIGLSTEALIFAFSAFEPIHEEVDWSLVYPELAGMHDEEGEEHKKIADSKADELTVTEQLDNMLEEAKIGPELIQSLGDGLRSLGDQASKLNNITDASVATNEYVSKVKSAAKNVGELSESYSRAAESLTNLTVSNSDGQTYGEQLQKVSKNLSALNAVYELQLQSSNDHMKATGKFYDGVTDLIKNLNESVNDTKKYKEEIAQLAENLGTLNTVYGNMLTAMNFKR, encoded by the coding sequence ATGGCCAAATTATATGGTCTAGGAGCGTCTGTTGTTATTATTGGTGCTTTGTTTAAAATACAACATTATCCAGGTGCCGGTATTATGCTTATTATAGGATTATCTACAGAAGCCCTTATCTTCGCGTTTTCTGCGTTTGAACCTATTCATGAGGAAGTGGATTGGAGTTTAGTTTATCCGGAATTAGCAGGAATGCACGACGAAGAAGGTGAAGAGCACAAGAAAATTGCAGACTCGAAAGCAGATGAATTAACTGTTACAGAACAGTTAGACAATATGTTGGAGGAAGCTAAAATAGGACCTGAATTAATTCAGAGTTTAGGAGATGGTTTAAGAAGTTTAGGCGATCAAGCATCTAAATTAAATAACATTACAGATGCTTCTGTGGCAACCAATGAATATGTAAGTAAAGTAAAATCAGCAGCTAAAAATGTAGGTGAACTTTCCGAATCTTATTCGAGAGCTGCGGAATCATTAACAAATCTTACTGTTAGCAATTCCGATGGACAGACATACGGAGAACAGTTACAAAAGGTTTCCAAAAATCTTTCAGCTTTAAATGCAGTATATGAATTGCAATTGCAAAGCTCGAATGACCACATGAAAGCTACTGGTAAATTTTATGATGGTGTAACTGATTTAATCAAAAACTTGAATGAATCAGTTAATGACACAAAGAAATATAAAGAAGAAATCGCTCAATTAGCAGAAAACTTAGGCACGTTAAATACTGTTTATGGTAATATGCTCACAGCAATGAACTTTAAACGCTAA
- the gldM gene encoding gliding motility protein GldM, producing MAGGKETPRQKMIGMMYLVLTALLALNVSKQILQAFVVVNEGLEHTNTNFQAKTQFTYNALAKANINDSKKAGPYYQKALLSQGYSDSLYGYLDAMKKMLIQKTIGIPQKQADTTKLQSIVESSDNFDIPTNILVGQKEDASAGKGRVLRDKIADYRKKMLALVNPSDTASLNIGLLTLGTYSEEDKKQVGWEIYNFYDSPLAADVVLLSKIQNDVRNAEAEVANYLLGSISANDFKFDVLQAKIIAPTNYIMLGDTFKADVFLAAFSSTQNPKIELGNVDTVKGVASIQGSVDSLTIGPKRVMGGIGKYAVKTTAVGVQDWSGLIKIKAPNGTYKSYPFAGEYLVAKPALVVSPTKMNVFYIGVDNPVDISVPGIAAEDLQPHISGGGASLRPDKQKGSYIVRVTSGPMVTITVSAKTKNGVKAIPGNMKFRVKRIPDPIASVDGKSGDDVIQKGLLRATPGVNALLKDFDFDLKFTVTSFDVSIAVHGVIVTQSSQSNRLTPSQANLLQNASTGTKVYFENVKARGPDGTLRKIPGVNFKVI from the coding sequence ATGGCAGGTGGAAAAGAAACCCCCAGGCAGAAGATGATAGGTATGATGTACCTCGTTCTTACCGCCCTTTTGGCTCTTAACGTTTCAAAACAGATTTTACAGGCATTTGTCGTAGTAAATGAGGGATTAGAACATACAAATACTAACTTTCAAGCAAAAACGCAATTTACCTATAATGCGTTGGCGAAAGCAAATATAAACGACTCTAAAAAGGCAGGTCCCTATTATCAAAAAGCCTTGCTTTCTCAAGGGTATTCAGACAGTTTATATGGCTATTTGGATGCGATGAAAAAGATGTTGATTCAAAAAACGATAGGAATTCCTCAAAAACAGGCAGATACAACAAAATTACAAAGTATAGTTGAATCCAGTGATAATTTTGATATCCCAACGAATATCCTTGTCGGACAAAAAGAAGATGCATCTGCTGGAAAGGGGAGAGTGTTGCGAGACAAAATAGCCGATTATCGAAAAAAGATGTTGGCATTAGTCAATCCATCTGATACAGCTTCGTTGAATATCGGATTGCTTACGCTCGGAACTTATTCTGAGGAAGATAAAAAACAGGTTGGCTGGGAAATTTATAATTTTTATGATAGCCCACTTGCCGCCGATGTGGTTCTCTTAAGTAAAATACAGAACGATGTACGTAATGCGGAGGCCGAAGTAGCCAACTATTTATTAGGCTCTATTTCTGCCAACGATTTTAAATTCGATGTGCTTCAAGCAAAGATAATTGCTCCTACTAATTATATTATGTTGGGAGATACTTTTAAGGCAGATGTATTTTTAGCCGCTTTCAGTTCAACACAAAACCCGAAAATTGAATTGGGTAATGTGGATACGGTTAAAGGAGTTGCTTCGATTCAAGGGTCGGTGGATTCACTTACGATAGGCCCAAAAAGGGTTATGGGTGGCATCGGAAAATATGCCGTAAAAACAACAGCTGTAGGAGTTCAAGATTGGTCTGGATTAATAAAAATAAAAGCGCCCAACGGCACGTATAAATCTTACCCTTTTGCTGGAGAATATTTGGTTGCGAAACCTGCTTTGGTTGTTTCTCCTACCAAAATGAACGTATTTTATATTGGTGTGGACAATCCAGTGGATATTTCTGTCCCTGGTATTGCAGCAGAAGATTTGCAACCGCACATCAGTGGCGGTGGAGCTTCTTTGCGTCCAGACAAACAAAAAGGGAGTTATATTGTGCGTGTAACTTCGGGTCCTATGGTAACAATTACTGTTTCAGCTAAAACTAAAAATGGCGTAAAAGCAATACCGGGAAATATGAAATTTCGTGTAAAACGTATTCCAGATCCTATTGCGAGTGTGGATGGAAAATCAGGAGATGATGTCATTCAAAAAGGATTGTTAAGAGCAACCCCGGGTGTGAATGCACTTTTGAAGGATTTCGATTTCGATTTGAAATTTACCGTAACTTCCTTTGATGTATCCATTGCAGTACACGGGGTTATCGTAACACAATCTTCACAAAGCAACCGTTTAACTCCTTCTCAAGCAAACCTATTACAAAATGCGAGTACAGGCACAAAAGTTTATTTTGAAAACGTGAAAGCGAGAGGTCCAGATGGAACATTGCGCAAAATACCCGGAGTAAACTTTAAAGTTATTTAA